One part of the Sciurus carolinensis chromosome 4, mSciCar1.2, whole genome shotgun sequence genome encodes these proteins:
- the LOC124983069 gene encoding olfactory receptor 6C6-like, translated as MKNQSVEIEFILLGLTDDPLLQIVIFLFLFFNYILSLMGNFIIIILTLLDPRLKTPMYFFLRNFSFLEILFTTASIPRFLISILTGDKTISYNACATQLFFYFLLGVTEFYLLAAMSYDRYVAICKPLHYPVVMNSRVCCQLVLSSWAAGFLIIFPPLLLLLKLDFCASKVIDHFLCESSVLQISCTDTRFIELMAFVFAVMTLVLTLLLVVLSYTYIIKTILKFPSAQQRRKAFSTCSSHMVVVSITYGSCIFMYMKPSAKERVTLIKDVAVLNTSVAPLLNPFIYTLRNQQVKEALKHMLQRFCSFKKKKKTNFRHK; from the coding sequence atgaagaatcAATCAGTGGAGATAGAGTTCATTTTGCTTGGACTGACAGATGACCCTCTGCTACAAATTGTgattttcctgtttctatttttcaattatatCTTGAGCCTGATGGGgaacttcatcatcatcatcctcacccTGTTGGATCCCCGCCTCAAGACTCCAATGTATTTCTTCCTCAGAAATTTTTCCTTCTTGGAAATTTTGTTCACCACAGCCTCCATTCCACGGTTCTTGATAAGCATTCTCACTGGAGACAAAACAATTTCCTACAATGCTTGTGCAActcaattattcttttatttcctcttaggGGTTACAGAGTTTtacctcctggctgccatgtcctatgaccgctatgtggccatctgcaaaccccTTCATTACCCAGTCGTTATGAACAGCAGAGTGTGCTGCCAGCTGGTGCTCAGCTCCTGGGCAGCTGGGTTCTTAATCATCTTTCCGCCTTTGCTCTTGCTACTCAAGCTGGATTTCTGTGCTTCCAAAGTGATCGATCACTTCCTGTGTGAATCTTCTGTCCTGCAGATCTCTTGCACAGATACACGTTTCATAGAATTGATGGCTTTTGTCTTTGCTGTGATGACCCTTGTCCTCACATTGTTATTGGTGGTCCTCTCCTATACCTACATCATCAAAACCATTCTCAAATTCCCTTCTGCTCAACAACGAAGGAAGGCCTTTTCCACCTGTTCCTCACACATGGTAGTTGTCTCTATTACTTATGGCAGTTGTATCTTTATGTACATGAAGCCATCAGCAAAAGAAAGGGTGACTTTAATTAAAGATGTAGCTGTGCTCAATACCTCTGTTGCACCTTTACTCAACCCTTTCATTTACACCCTGAGGAACCAGCAGGTGAAAGAAGCTCTCAAGCATATGCTCCAAaggttttgttcatttaaaaaaaaaaaaaagacaaattttagaCATAAATAA